A stretch of Lactuca sativa cultivar Salinas chromosome 6, Lsat_Salinas_v11, whole genome shotgun sequence DNA encodes these proteins:
- the LOC111908753 gene encoding heavy metal-associated isoprenylated plant protein 39, which yields MGEAKKVVVKVGVHDDKQKRKALKAVSSLSGIESLAMDMKDKKLTVIGDVDPVCIVGKLKKHWHTEIVTVGPAKEEKKKEGGDKKDVDKKDGDKKDDDKDKKKKEEEEAIKKWVEAYRAYNPCMTQHYCVQSVEEYPNSCVIC from the exons ATGGGTGAAGCCAAG AAAGTAGTTGTGAAGGTGGGTGTACACGATGATAAACAGAAAAGGAAGGCTTTGAAGGCAGTTTCAAGTCTTTCAG GGATCGAGTCCTTAGCTATGGACATGAAAGACAAGAAATTGACGGTGATCGGTGATGTTGATCCGGTTTGTATCGTCGGAAAACTTAAAAAACATTGGCACACAGAGATAGTGACCGTTGGACCAgccaaagaagaaaagaagaaagagGGCGGCGATAAGAAAGACGTCGATAAGAAAGACGGGGATAAGAAAGACGACGATAAagataagaagaagaaggaggaggaggaggctATTAAAAAATGGGTGGAAGCTTATAGGGCCTATAATCCTTGCATGACACAGCACTACTGTGTCCAGAGTGTAGAAGAGTATCCCAATAGTTGTGTTATTTGCTGA